ACCGCGGCTGTTCGACGCCCGCTATTACGGCGGCAGCAACCGGCAGTTCCAGACGATCGTCCTCTTCCTCTACGAGATGGGCTTCGTGCGGCGCGACTTCGGTCGGGCATCCGCCACCGCCTGGATCCTGTTCCTCATCATCGTGCTCGTCGGGCTCCTCAGCTTCGCGGTCACCCGAGCCATCCGCACCGCCGACACCAAGACCCGTCGGATCAAGATCGCCACCATCGGCGCGCAGCAGGGAGAATCATGACCGGCATCGTCACCTCCCCCCGGCCGTCCGCGCCGGCGCAGGACAAGGAACGCCGCCTCGCCGCGGCCGAACGTCGCGCGAAACGCCGGCGGGCCTACGAACGCCCGGGAGCGCTCACCTACGCCCTGCTGATCGCGTTCTTCGCCGGCTCCGCATTCCCGTTGTGGTGGTCGTTCGTCATCGGCAGCCGCCAGTCCTCCGACGTCAACCTGGTGCCGCCGGCGATCGTGCCGGGAGGGAACTTCCTCACGAACGTGGACAAGGTGTTCGACACCGTGCCGTTCTGGCTGGCGCTCGCGAACAGCATCGTCATCTCCGGTGCGATCACGGTCTCCGTGGTGTTCTTCTCGACGCTCGCCGGGTACTCGTTCGCGAAGCTGCGCTTCCGCGGGCGGACCGGCTTGCTACTCGCGGTGATCGCGACGATGGCGATCCCGACCCAGCTCGGCATCATCCCCCTCTTCATGCTCATGGGCGAGTGGGGCTGGATCGGCACCGTGCAGGCGGTCATCGTGCCGGGCATGGTCACGGCCTTCGGCGTCTTCTTCATGCGGCAGTACCTGGTCGACGTCATCCCCGACGAACTCATCGAGGCTGCCCGGGTCGACGGCGCGAGCATGTGGGGCACCTTCTGGCATGTCGCCCTCCCGGCGGCGCGGCCGGCGATGGCGGTGCTCGCCCTGTTCACGTTCATGGCGTCGTGGACCGACTACCTCTGGCCACAACTCGTCCTGAGCCCCCGCAACCCCAACGTGCAGACCGCGCTCGCCGCGCTGAGCGCCGCCGGCGGGCAGAACCCGGACAACGCCATGGTCCTCGCGGGGGCCGTCCTCTCGGTCATCCCGCTCCTCATCCTCTTCTTCGCGGCGGGCAAGCAGCTCGTTGCGGGAATCATGCAAGGCGCGGTGAAAGGCTGATATGACCATCAACACTCCGACGCACTCCCGGGAACGTCCCGAACACTTCGAGGTGGGGTCGGGCTTCCCCGCCGGATTCCTCTTCGGCTCTGCCACCGCCGCATACCAGATCGAGGGCGCCACGGAGGCGGACGGGCGCGGCCCGTCCATCTGGGACACATTCAGCGCCACTCCGGGCAAGATCGTGGGCGGCGACACGGGTGCCGTCGCCGACGACCACTACAACCGTCTCGATACCGATCTCGACCTGATGGCGGAACTCGGCCTCGAGGCCTACCGCTTCTCCATCGCCTGGTCGCGCATCCAGCCGACGGGGTCGGGTGAGGTCAACCCAGCGGGTCTCGACTTCTACCGTCGCCTCGTCGACGGGCTCACCGCCCGTGGCATCCGCCCGATCGCGACCCTCTATCACTGGGATCTCCCCCAGGCCCTCGAAGACCTCGGCGGATGGAGGAACCGGGAGACGGCCTACCGTTTCGCCGAGTACACGCGCCTGGTCGTGGCGGCGCTCGGCGACCGCGTCCCGGTATGGACCACGCTGAACGAGCCGTGGTGCAGCGCGTTCCTCGGTTACGGGTCCGGGGCGCACGCGCCCGGCGTCACCGACGGCGACGCCGCACTGCGCGCCATGCACCACCTGAACCTCGCCCACGGTCTGGCCGTGCAGGAGATCCGCGAGCTCGCGCCGCACGCCGAGGTGTCGGTCACCCTCAATTTCCACGTCGTCCGCGGCGATGACAGCGAGGCGGTGCGACGGATCGACGCGCTGGCGAACCGGTCGTTCACCGGCCCGATGCTGCGGGGTGCCTATCCCGCCGACCTGATCGAGGACACCTCGACGGTGACGGACTGGTCGTTCGTGCTGCCCGGCGACGACGTGATCATCCACCAGCCGCTCGACTTCCTCGGGGTCAACTACTACTCGACGACCCGGGTGCGCACATGGGACGGGGTGTCCCCTCGCGAGCGGGCGGACGGGCACAAAGACGCCGGCGGCTCGCCCTGGCCCGGGAGCGAGCACGTGGAATTCCTGCACCAGGAGGGTCCGTTCACCGCGATGGGATGGAACATCGCTCCGGACGGGCTGGAGGAACTGCTCGTCTCCCTGAGCGACCGGTTCCCGGATCTTCCCCTCATGATCACCGAGAACGGCGCCGCGTTCGAGGACGAGGTCGTCGGCGACCGGGTGCCGGACCGCCTCCGCGTCGACTACCTCCGCCGGCACATCAGCGCGGCGCACCGCGCGATGGGACGGGGCGTGGACCTCCGCGGATACCTCGTCTGGTCGCTCCTCGACAACTTCGAGTGGGGCTACGGGTTCAGTAAGCGTTTCGGCATCATCCACGTCGACTACGACACGCAGAAGCGCACGGTGAAGGACAGCGGTCGCTGGCTGGCGGCCCTCATCGAGCGTCGCGCCATCCCGGAGTAACACGTCGGAGGGTGTGCCATACGCTACACGGAGGGGCGGATCAGGGGATGCCGCCGGTCGTGCCTGATGAGACGTCGGGGGAGGGAGACAAGGGTTGAACATCCAGACGACGGCGTCGTCGAGGTCGCAGATCCCGACGCTGCGGGCGGTCGCCGAACTCGCCGGAGTCTCCACTTCCACCGCGTCGCGCGTGATCACCGGTTCTCCCCAGGTGACCGAGGATTCCGTCGCGCGCGTCACCGCGGCGATCGCGGAGCTCGGATACGTCCCGAACCGGGCTGCACGCAGCCTCGTCCGCCGGCAGCCGCAGACCATCGCGATGATGATCCCCGAACGCACCGCCGAGTTCTTCGCCGACCCCTACTTCGCGGAGGTGATCCAGGGGGCGGCAGCGTATGCGTCGTCCACGGACTACTCGCTGACCCTGCTGATCGAGTCGGAGTCGGATCCGGAGAAGACGCATCAGGTTCTCAGCCGCGGCAATGTCGGGGGAGCCTTGATTCTGTCTCACCACAGCGCCTCCGAGGCGTACTTCACGCTCTCGCGCTCGCTCCCCGTCGTCTTCGGCGTCCGGCCGCCGGGTGGCGAGGATGCCGACATCCACGTCGTGGACGTGGACAACGTCGCCGCCGCGGCCCTCGCGACCGGGCATCTCGTGGAGCGCGGCGCGGTGCGCGTGGCCACGATCACCGCGCCGCTCGACACCTCGGCCGGGCGCGAACGGCTCCAGGGCTGGCGCGACACCCTGGAATCGGCCGGGCTGGCTCCGGGCGGGTGGGAGGAAGGCGACTACACCCCGGCGGGGGGCGCCGCGGCGATGAGGCGACTGCTCGACCGGGCCGGTACCTTCGACGCGGTCTTCGTCGCCTCGGCGCAGATGGCGTCCGGGGCGCTGGGGGTCCTGCAATCGAGGGGGGTGCGCGTGCCCGAGGATGTCGCCATCGCGACGCTCGACAACAACTACTTCTCCACCAGCACGACGCCGCCGCTGACGACGGTCGATCTGCACACGGAGGAGAAGGGCGCCATGATGGTGCAGGCCCTGGTGCGCCTGATCGAGGGAGCGACGGTCGACACCGAGGTGTTCGTCCCCATCACCCTCGTCGAGCGGGAGTCCACCGCGCTGCGGCGCGGGTGACCCTCCGCGGACGGTGGCGACGGGGTCCGCGCGGTGTAGGTAGGGCGCCCACCCGCGTGCCCGGGAGCGGGGAGGCGAGCGTCCGGTCAGGCCTCGTCGAGCAGTCGCTTCAGCTCCTCGATGATCCGGCGGGAGCCGTCCTCGGTCTCAGAGCCCTCGCGCGTTCCCGCCTGCGCTCCCCGATGCGTCAGGGTGATGCGGCTTCCGGAGTCCGTCGGCTCGATCTCCCAGTGCAGCGAGCCCTGGTCGTCGGGTGCGCCGTACCAGGTAGCGATGAAGGTGTGCGCAAGACGGCGCGGCGGCTCGTACTCGAGCACCTCACCGACGATCTGCGCGTCTCCGTCCTCGTCGACGAACTCGATGGGGGAGCCGATGCGCCAGCTGGTACGCGGCGACGTGCCGAAGTAGTACCTCTTCACGGTGTCGGGATCGGTCAGCGCCCGCCAGGCGGCCGAGGGGGCGGCTGACACCTGCACCTCGTAGATGCGATCGTCGGTCATGGTTCCTCTCCTTTCTCCAGGTCTGCTTTGAGCGCGAGCAGTCCCGCGGAGGCGCGTGCTCCGAAATCGTCGATCCAACGCTGGGCGAGTTGGACGATCGGCACCGGGTTGAGGTGGCAGACCCGCGCCCGTCCCTCTTTGCGCGACACGACGAGGCCGGCCGCCTCGAGCACGCGTACGTGTTTGAGGACGGCATGCCGTCCGAGCGGCGCGAGTGCATCGGTGAGCTCGCCGACGCTCTGGCCGTCGCGGTCGCGCAACGCGTCCAGGATCCGTCGACGCGATGGATCCGCGATCGCCGCGATCACGGAATCGGTGTCCATGCGACGACCTTAGGTGACTCCAGAGTCACCTGTCAATCGGGTGAGCGGACGCCGACGACGCCCAGCTCGTACGCCTTGATCACCGCCTGCACGCGGTTGGGCAGCTGCAGCTTCGCGAGGATCCGCCCGAAGTGCGCTTTGACCGTCGATTCGCTGAGATGGAGGGTCTGCGCGATCTCGACGTTGGTCAGTCCTCGTCCGATGAGGACGAACACCTCCCGCTCCCGCTCGGAGAGGGCGGACAGCGCCTCTTCCGGCGCTCCGGAGTTCCGCTCCAGGTGCGGGACGGCGACCTCGATGAGCTTGGCGGTGACCCGGGGCGAGACGACGGAATCCCCCGTCCGCACCGCGCGCACGGCGGCGACGAGCTCCTCCGGCCGGGTGTTCTTCAGGAGGAAGCCGGCGGCTCCCGCCTTCAACGCACCGAAGGCGAACTCGTCACGGTCGTACGTGGTCAGCACGAGCACGCGGGTATCCGGGTGGTCGAGCGAGATCTGCTTCGTCGCCTCGATCCCATCCAGATCCGGCATCCGCACGTCCATGAGGACCACATCGGGCTCGAGACGCCGCACGGATCGCAGTGCCTCGATTCCGGTCGCGGCTTCGCCCACCACGAGGATGTCGGGCTGGGCTTCGAGGACGAGGCGGAGCCCGTACCGGACGAGCTCCTGGTCGTCGACCAGCAGAACCCGGATGTCGTCGCCCACCATCGTCTCCTCGGTCATCATCCGTCCAGCGGCAGCCGGACGAACACGCGCCACCCGCCGCCGTCCCGGGGGCCCGCTTGCACCTCGCCATCGTAGAACGCCCCTCTCTCCCGGATGCCGACCAGCCCGCGGCCGGGCGAGTCGATGGGCCGGGCGGGGGCGGACGAATCCTGCACCAGGACGGTGACCTCGTCGTCGGCGAGCGCGACCCGCACCCACACGTCCCGCACCTCACGCGCGTGCCGGAGCACGTTCGTCAGGGACTCCTGCACGATCCGGTAGACGGTCGGTCCGACGGCGGAATCCGACGACAGGACACCGGTGAGCTCGAGCCGGACGGGAAGCCCCGCGGCGACGAACTCCTCGACCAGGGCCGGCAGCTCGGCGGGACCGGGGGACGCGGACACCCCCGCGGCGTCGTCCACCCGCGCCAGGAGCCGGCGCACCTCCCCGAGCGTGCGCCGACCGGTGTCGGCGACCCGGGCGATGACCCGCTGCGACTCCTCGGGGCGCGTCGGGGCCACGGCGCTCGCGCCGTCGGCGAGAGCGATCATCACGGCGAGCGAATGAGCGATCACGTCGTGCATCTCGCGCGCGATCCGCTCGCGTTCCAGCGCACGCGCGATGCTCGCCTGCTGATCACGTTCCCGCTTCATCTGCTCCGCGCGCTCGAGCAGGGCGGCCACATACCGCCGCTGATGTCCGCGGTTGATCCCGAGGAGCGTGGCCACCAGCGTGACGGCGCCGAACACGGCCATCATGCTGAGCCAGTCCATGGGCCAGGATTCGAGAGGCGAGCGCGGGGCCAGACCGAGGACGGGCGGGCCGAGGCGCACACGCAGCGCCAGGATCAGTGCGGCCGCGCAGCCTGCCGCCAGAGCCAGGCCGAACGCGCCCCAGGCGCGCCGTGCTCGGCTCGTGAGGCCGACCGTGTACAGCGCGGGGACCACGAGTGCGGCCTCGGCGCCGGTGCCCCATGCTGCCGAGGCGGTCATCAGCACGAGCAGAGCGAGGAAGGACGCGCGGGGCGCGCGGTGCCGGCAGAGGACGACGGCGACGCCGCCCGCGGTGAGCAGGAGGATCGGCCAGAGCGGGGTGACGATGGTGGACTCGACCGACAGGTAAGCGAAGGCGGCGGCGAGCAGGAGATAGCCGCCCAGAATCGGGCCGTCCACCACCAGGGCGCTCCGCGCCCCGGGTCGCGGTGCCGACGCCGGAGCGCCGGGCACCGCGACTGCGGCATCCGGCACTCCGGCGGAGGGCGGTCTCACGCGTCGCGCTTCGTCAGCGCCACCGCGCCCGCGATCAGCGCCGCCGCGGCCCAGGCGGATACGAACAGCCAGCCCGCCCCGGCGCTGATGTGCCCGCCCCACACGTCGAGGAAGGGGCCTCCCTCTGCGGTCACGCGGGACATCGCGTCCCCGGCATTGCCGAGCAGCATGACCCGCAGCACGCGCGAGAACAGGCTGTACGGGAGCACGGACGTCAGCACGGGTCCGAGGAGCGTGGCGACGAAGACCAGGATGGCGCCCGCGGTCGTGGAGCGTACGAGCGCACCGAGCCCGACCCCGAAGACCGCGCACAACCCGAGGTACGCGGCGGCGCCGAGGAGCGCCGGCAGCACGCCGGGAGAGGTCAGCGGCGCATCCAGTCCGAACTCCGCATAGACGGGGTTCGTCACGGCCCAGGACGCGAAGACCGTGACGAGCGCCACCGCCGTCACCGCGCCGCATGCCACGATGGCCTTCGCCCACAGTGCCCGCAGTCGCTTCGGTGAGGCGAGGAGCGTGGACTGGATGGCGCCCGAGGAGTACTCCGCGCCCATGGACATGACGCCGAGGATACCGGCGATGATCTGCCCGAGGATCACCATCGGGATCGTCACGTCGCCGATCGTGCGCTCGAGGGACGGCACCGAAGGGACACCGGAGGATTCCAGGGTGAGGGCGAGGAACAGGCTGCCGCCCAGCCCGATGGCGAGGATCCCGCCCAGCGCGAGGAACGAGGACGGCAGGCTCGTGAGTTTCAGCCACTCCGAGTGGAGGGTCGCCGCGAACGGGGGGCGCCGCGTGCGTGCATCGGTGCGGTGGGCCTTGGTGATGAGCGACATCATCGGCCGGCTCCTTCCCCGGCGGCGGGCGCCGATCGGTATTCGACGGAGTCTGCGGTCAGGGCGAGGTAGGCGTCCTCGAGCGACCCTTCGACGGTGGTGATCTCGTAAAGGACCACCCCGGCGGCCGCAGCGGCATCCGCCACCTGCTCCGCGGTGAGCGACGTGACCTCCACGGCCCCGTCCGGATGGGTGGACACCGTCACCTCGGGGGCGGCGATCGCCGCGATCAGCCGGTCGACGTCGCGGGTGCGCACGCGGACGGCCGAGCGGGTGGCGCCCGCGACGACCTCGCGCATCGGGCCGTCCGCGAGGATCCGTCCCTGCCCGATCACGATGAGGTGATCCGCCGTCTGGGTCATCTCGCTCATCAGGTGCGATGAGAGCAGCACCGTCCGTCCCTCCGCCGCGAGCCGGCGGAGCAGACCCCGGATCCACAGGATGCCCTCCGGATCCAGCCCGTTGACCGGTTCGTCGAGGATGATGGCCTGCGGATCGCCGAGGAGTGCGGCCGCGATGCCGAGCCGCTGACCCATACCGAGGGAGAACCCGCCGACGCGCTTGTCCGCCACGGCGTCCAGCCCGGCGATATCCATCACCTCGCGCACCCGCTCGGCTCCGATGCGGTGCGTCGCCGCGATCGCCAGCAGATGCTTGTACGCGGTACGGCGCCGGTGCGCGGCGCGGGCGTCGAGCAGGACTCCCACCTCGCGCAACGGCGCGGGAAGCTCCCGGTACGGCCGTCCGTTGACCTCGGCCGTGCCCTCCGTGGGACGGTCGAGTCCCACGATCATGCGCATCGTCGTGGACTTGCCTGCGCCGTTCGGGCCGAGGAAGCCGGTCACTCGGCCCGGCTCGACCGTGAAGTCGATGCCGTCCACCGCCACCTTCCTGCCATAGCGCTTCGTCAGGGATCGAACCCGGATCATCTGTGCACCTTTCGTCGCCTTCGACGCTACGAAGGCGCACGGCGTTCCACATCCGCCTGCGGTCGCGACTTCGGCGCCCGACCAGTACCCAGGTCCATACGTCCGGGCGTGTGCGCGGGTGGCCGGCTCGCGTCACCCGGGGAGTTCGGCGGGCCCGATCCGTGTCACCCGGGGAGCTCGGCGGGCCCGATCACCGTGCGGCGCCGATCGCGCACCCAGCGCACCCCGTCACGGTGGTGCGTGGCGCGGTCCGCGAACCGGTACCGGTAGGAGACGGCGCGCACCCAGCGCGGGCGTCGGGCCTCGAACGGGTCCGTCCGCAGCAGCGCGAGGGTCGCCGGGTCCGCCTCGAGCAGCCGTGCCAGGAACGGGGTGAACCACTCGTCCAGGGATGCTCCGAGGGGCAGGAACCACATCAGCCAGTCCAGTCGCAGGTGGTACGGCGCGATCTGCGGCGGAATGCGGCGCGGGTCGCCGGGCTTGCCGCGGAAGCCGTACTCCCGCCACGTCGCGGCGGCCGGGTCCTCGTCCATCGTGCCCTCGACGACGATCTCGATCCGCTCCTTCGTGACCGTGCCGAAGGCGCCGTACGCGTTGGCTAGTTGCCAGCGGTTGAAGCTCGCGTTCATCAGCTGGCGCCGGGAGAAGAGGTTCCGCACCGAGGGGACGCTGAGGGCGATGTACAGAACCCCGACCGCGGTGGTGGCGACGAGCCACGGCAGGGGCTGGCCGTCGATCGTCCAGGGCGGGTCGGATGCGGGCGGCCGGCCCGCATCCGGGATCCCCACCGCCGAGAACGCCAGCACGATCGTGGCCCAGTTCAGCCACGCGAAGTTGCCGGTGAGGACGAGCCAGAGCTGGGTCGCGATGATCACGGCCGCGGCGATGGTCCCGATGAGGACCGGGACGGGGCCGGGGACCCAGAGGCCCGCCAGCGGGGCGAACAGCAGGAACGGCATGACGAGCTGGCTGATGTGGTTCCCGACCACTTCGGTGCGGTGGAACCACCTCGGCAGCAGGTGCGCCTGCCGGCTCAGCGGGCCGGGCATGGGCTGCGTCTCGTGGTGGTACATGAGCGCGGTGAGGTCGTGCCATTCCCGACCGCCGCGGATCTTGATCATGCCGGCGCCGAACTCGAGTCGGAACAGCAACCACCAGAACAGCACGATGATGACGGTCGGCGGAGGCTCGGTGCCGGAGCCGAGGAACGCGGCGAGGAATCCCGCTTCCAGCAGCAGCATCTCCCATCCGAAGCCGTAGAAGGTCTGGCCGATGCTCGAGATCGACATGTAGCCGAACCAGAGCGCCAGGAAGCACGCCATCGGCACCCACGGTCCGGCCAGTTGCGGCAGCCCTGCGACCAGCGCGGCGGCGACCACCATCCCGGCCACGCACAGGGCCACGAGCCTGCGGTCGGTGTACCGGATGCGCAGGAACAGGGTCGGGCGCAGCATCCTCCGACGAGCCGGGGACGATCGTGCCCAGTCCAGCAGCTCGGGGGCGGGCAACAGGCCCCGTTCGCCCAGGAGCGGCCGGAACTGGTTGACGGACGAGAGGAACGCGATCAGGTACAGGGCCGCGATGCCCCGCTGGAGCACCTGTCTG
The sequence above is a segment of the Microbacterium caowuchunii genome. Coding sequences within it:
- a CDS encoding ABC transporter permease, yielding MMSLITKAHRTDARTRRPPFAATLHSEWLKLTSLPSSFLALGGILAIGLGGSLFLALTLESSGVPSVPSLERTIGDVTIPMVILGQIIAGILGVMSMGAEYSSGAIQSTLLASPKRLRALWAKAIVACGAVTAVALVTVFASWAVTNPVYAEFGLDAPLTSPGVLPALLGAAAYLGLCAVFGVGLGALVRSTTAGAILVFVATLLGPVLTSVLPYSLFSRVLRVMLLGNAGDAMSRVTAEGGPFLDVWGGHISAGAGWLFVSAWAAAALIAGAVALTKRDA
- a CDS encoding sensor histidine kinase translates to MRPPSAGVPDAAVAVPGAPASAPRPGARSALVVDGPILGGYLLLAAAFAYLSVESTIVTPLWPILLLTAGGVAVVLCRHRAPRASFLALLVLMTASAAWGTGAEAALVVPALYTVGLTSRARRAWGAFGLALAAGCAAALILALRVRLGPPVLGLAPRSPLESWPMDWLSMMAVFGAVTLVATLLGINRGHQRRYVAALLERAEQMKRERDQQASIARALERERIAREMHDVIAHSLAVMIALADGASAVAPTRPEESQRVIARVADTGRRTLGEVRRLLARVDDAAGVSASPGPAELPALVEEFVAAGLPVRLELTGVLSSDSAVGPTVYRIVQESLTNVLRHAREVRDVWVRVALADDEVTVLVQDSSAPARPIDSPGRGLVGIRERGAFYDGEVQAGPRDGGGWRVFVRLPLDG
- a CDS encoding ArsR/SmtB family transcription factor → MDTDSVIAAIADPSRRRILDALRDRDGQSVGELTDALAPLGRHAVLKHVRVLEAAGLVVSRKEGRARVCHLNPVPIVQLAQRWIDDFGARASAGLLALKADLEKGEEP
- a CDS encoding response regulator transcription factor, giving the protein MTEETMVGDDIRVLLVDDQELVRYGLRLVLEAQPDILVVGEAATGIEALRSVRRLEPDVVLMDVRMPDLDGIEATKQISLDHPDTRVLVLTTYDRDEFAFGALKAGAAGFLLKNTRPEELVAAVRAVRTGDSVVSPRVTAKLIEVAVPHLERNSGAPEEALSALSEREREVFVLIGRGLTNVEIAQTLHLSESTVKAHFGRILAKLQLPNRVQAVIKAYELGVVGVRSPD
- a CDS encoding carbohydrate ABC transporter permease, giving the protein MTGIVTSPRPSAPAQDKERRLAAAERRAKRRRAYERPGALTYALLIAFFAGSAFPLWWSFVIGSRQSSDVNLVPPAIVPGGNFLTNVDKVFDTVPFWLALANSIVISGAITVSVVFFSTLAGYSFAKLRFRGRTGLLLAVIATMAIPTQLGIIPLFMLMGEWGWIGTVQAVIVPGMVTAFGVFFMRQYLVDVIPDELIEAARVDGASMWGTFWHVALPAARPAMAVLALFTFMASWTDYLWPQLVLSPRNPNVQTALAALSAAGGQNPDNAMVLAGAVLSVIPLLILFFAAGKQLVAGIMQGAVKG
- a CDS encoding SRPBCC domain-containing protein, whose amino-acid sequence is MTDDRIYEVQVSAAPSAAWRALTDPDTVKRYYFGTSPRTSWRIGSPIEFVDEDGDAQIVGEVLEYEPPRRLAHTFIATWYGAPDDQGSLHWEIEPTDSGSRITLTHRGAQAGTREGSETEDGSRRIIEELKRLLDEA
- a CDS encoding ABC transporter ATP-binding protein gives rise to the protein MIRVRSLTKRYGRKVAVDGIDFTVEPGRVTGFLGPNGAGKSTTMRMIVGLDRPTEGTAEVNGRPYRELPAPLREVGVLLDARAAHRRRTAYKHLLAIAATHRIGAERVREVMDIAGLDAVADKRVGGFSLGMGQRLGIAAALLGDPQAIILDEPVNGLDPEGILWIRGLLRRLAAEGRTVLLSSHLMSEMTQTADHLIVIGQGRILADGPMREVVAGATRSAVRVRTRDVDRLIAAIAAPEVTVSTHPDGAVEVTSLTAEQVADAAAAAGVVLYEITTVEGSLEDAYLALTADSVEYRSAPAAGEGAGR
- a CDS encoding lipase maturation factor family protein; this encodes MDGFAAVDYELGRQVLQRGIAALYLIAFLSSVNQFRPLLGERGLLPAPELLDWARSSPARRRMLRPTLFLRIRYTDRRLVALCVAGMVVAAALVAGLPQLAGPWVPMACFLALWFGYMSISSIGQTFYGFGWEMLLLEAGFLAAFLGSGTEPPPTVIIVLFWWLLFRLEFGAGMIKIRGGREWHDLTALMYHHETQPMPGPLSRQAHLLPRWFHRTEVVGNHISQLVMPFLLFAPLAGLWVPGPVPVLIGTIAAAVIIATQLWLVLTGNFAWLNWATIVLAFSAVGIPDAGRPPASDPPWTIDGQPLPWLVATTAVGVLYIALSVPSVRNLFSRRQLMNASFNRWQLANAYGAFGTVTKERIEIVVEGTMDEDPAAATWREYGFRGKPGDPRRIPPQIAPYHLRLDWLMWFLPLGASLDEWFTPFLARLLEADPATLALLRTDPFEARRPRWVRAVSYRYRFADRATHHRDGVRWVRDRRRTVIGPAELPG
- a CDS encoding LacI family DNA-binding transcriptional regulator yields the protein MNIQTTASSRSQIPTLRAVAELAGVSTSTASRVITGSPQVTEDSVARVTAAIAELGYVPNRAARSLVRRQPQTIAMMIPERTAEFFADPYFAEVIQGAAAYASSTDYSLTLLIESESDPEKTHQVLSRGNVGGALILSHHSASEAYFTLSRSLPVVFGVRPPGGEDADIHVVDVDNVAAAALATGHLVERGAVRVATITAPLDTSAGRERLQGWRDTLESAGLAPGGWEEGDYTPAGGAAAMRRLLDRAGTFDAVFVASAQMASGALGVLQSRGVRVPEDVAIATLDNNYFSTSTTPPLTTVDLHTEEKGAMMVQALVRLIEGATVDTEVFVPITLVERESTALRRG
- a CDS encoding GH1 family beta-glucosidase, translating into MTINTPTHSRERPEHFEVGSGFPAGFLFGSATAAYQIEGATEADGRGPSIWDTFSATPGKIVGGDTGAVADDHYNRLDTDLDLMAELGLEAYRFSIAWSRIQPTGSGEVNPAGLDFYRRLVDGLTARGIRPIATLYHWDLPQALEDLGGWRNRETAYRFAEYTRLVVAALGDRVPVWTTLNEPWCSAFLGYGSGAHAPGVTDGDAALRAMHHLNLAHGLAVQEIRELAPHAEVSVTLNFHVVRGDDSEAVRRIDALANRSFTGPMLRGAYPADLIEDTSTVTDWSFVLPGDDVIIHQPLDFLGVNYYSTTRVRTWDGVSPRERADGHKDAGGSPWPGSEHVEFLHQEGPFTAMGWNIAPDGLEELLVSLSDRFPDLPLMITENGAAFEDEVVGDRVPDRLRVDYLRRHISAAHRAMGRGVDLRGYLVWSLLDNFEWGYGFSKRFGIIHVDYDTQKRTVKDSGRWLAALIERRAIPE